From Delphinus delphis chromosome X, mDelDel1.2, whole genome shotgun sequence, a single genomic window includes:
- the LOC132418078 gene encoding LOW QUALITY PROTEIN: testis-expressed protein 13D (The sequence of the model RefSeq protein was modified relative to this genomic sequence to represent the inferred CDS: deleted 3 bases in 2 codons; substituted 2 bases at 2 genomic stop codons), with translation MAVGLGDHASGFRHNEVIRFMNNEVLMNGGGPDFYVAFCSRSWNEVEDRLRVVVADPQVPCAIKRACAWSALALSVRVGARQREQQAFRVQWLQEQVGEREAASWALXAAAPARGARGVVTXLRLTRAALQQALKQRDVLCGRLLLVERSAQVTPLAQELLPGPRAEQLGAAEWPMSVEQQRDVVAMGEHDRLYFKSQMPAPTDVLYVPGPPSPWAQAVQPPLPVPIPYPFPFHAPFPMGFPFLPPVPPAVAMETEAGVVPFQVPPLGISPPGPWAAVVFQGEMAPLWNQRSYSQWEGPEILQGTVPLGDIRSLNQEEGPERSEGMIPLGDSWSHSQEEGLERPQGMVHLRDSWSLNQEAGPESPQGMVSLGANGSYSQEEVPKRSQGNVPRGDNRSQSQEGDLERSPRTIPLGNSRSHRQDDPERPQGTGPLGVSRSQSREGGPQGPQGMPPPLFNRRHGQEGGPERPQATAQGDSWSPSGRENPKKQQPQGQKTKRPEGKKASESHHQEKSASGCSSVNWECPWCKAMNFPWHKTCYECKKVCMAVESGGPDPGQTH, from the exons ATGGCCGTGGGCCTTGGGGACCATGCCAGCGGGTTCCGCCACAACGAGGTGATAAGATTCATGAACAATGAAGTCCTTATGAACGGGGGAGGCCCCGATTTCTACGTGGCCTTCTGCTCGCGGTCCTGGAATGAGGTAGAGGATCGGCTGCGCGTCGTCGTCGCTGACCCACAGGTGCCGTGCGCCATCAAGAGGGCCTGTGCCTGGAGCGCGCTGGCCTTGAGCGTGCGTGTGGGCGCGAGGCAGCGGGAGCAGCAGGCGTTCCGGGTTCAGTGGCTGCAGGAGCAGGTAGGGGAACGCGAGGCGGCTTCCTGGGCCCTCTGAGCTGCGGCGCCTGCGCGAGGAGCGCGAGGAGTGGTCACGTAGCTGCGCCTCACGCGGGCCGCCTTGCAGCAGGCGCTGAAACAGCGCGATGTGCTTTGTGGGCGGCTGCTCCTGGTCGAGAGGTCGGCACAGGTCACCCCACTGGCCCAAGAGTTGCTGCCTGGGCCTCGAGCCGAACAACTTGGGGCTGCAGAGTGGCCCATGAGCGTAGAGCAGCAGAGAGATGTGGTAGCCATGGGGGAGCATGACAGGCTGTATTTCAAGAGCCAGATGCCAGCCCCGACAGATGTCCTTTATGTGCCGGGACCCCCGAGTCCTTGGGCCCAGGCCGTGCAACCCCCTCTGCCAGTGCCGATACCATACCCATTTCCATTCCATGCACCATTCCCGATGGGATTCCCATTCTTGCCACCTGTACCACCAGCAGTAGCC ATGGAAACAGAAGCTGGAGTCGTCCCATTTCAGGTGCCTCCTCTGGGCATCTCTCCACCTGGCCCGTGGGCTGCAGTGGTCTTTCAGGGGGAGATGGCCCCACTGTGGAACCAGAGGAGCTACAGCCAGTGGGAAGGTCCTGAGATCCTGCAGGGTACAGTCCCCTTAGGGGATATCAGAAGTCTTAACCAGGAAGAAG GTCCAGAGAGGTCCGAGGGAATGATCCCTCTTGGGGATAGTTGGAGCCACAGCCAGGAAGAAGGCCTAGAGAGACCCCAGGGGATGGTCCACTTGAGGGATAGCTGGAGTCTCAACCAAGAAGCAGGTCCAGAGAGCCCCCAGGGGATGGTCTCCCTGGGGGCCAATGGGAGCTACAGCCAGGAAGAAGTTCCCAAAAGATCCCAGGGGAATGTTCCCCGGGGGGACAACAGAAGCCAGAGCCAGGAGGGAGACCTAGAGAGGTCCCCGAGGACCATCCCCCTGGGGAACAGCAGAAGTCACAGGCAAGACGATCCAGAGAGGCCCCAGGGGACTGGCCCCCTAGGGGTCAGCAGAAGCCAGAGCCGGGAAGGAGGTCCACAAGGGCCCCAGGGGATGCCCCCACCGCTGTTCAACAGGAGACATGGCCAGGAAGGAGGTCCAGAGAGGCCTCAGGCAACCGCCCAGGGGGACAGCTGGAGCCCTAGTGGGAGagaaaacccaaagaaacaaCAACCTCAGGGGCAGAAGACCAAGCGGCCAGAAGGGAAAAAAGCCTCAGAATCACACCACCAGGAGAAGTCTGCCTCAGGCTGCAGTTCAGTGAATTGGGAGTGC CCGTGGTGTAAAGCAATGAATTTTCCATGGCACAAGACTTGCTATGAATGCAAGAAAGTCTGCATGGCGGTTGAGAGTGGAGGCCCCGACCCAGGACAAACCCACTGA